A single genomic interval of Dyella sp. GSA-30 harbors:
- a CDS encoding GNAT family N-acetyltransferase, giving the protein MDIRLLHPDDLELVCRHREEMFRDAGRNDDVLMPMTEHFREWVRPRLLDGSYFGYVMSDGGTPVAGIGLMLIDWPPHPLHPTQDKRGYVLNVFVEPSYRNRGLARELMTLADAEFARRGVGYAVLHATEKGKPLYQGLGWNGTTEMAKTLNAFVTPAIAPSLP; this is encoded by the coding sequence ATGGATATTCGATTACTCCATCCCGATGATCTTGAACTCGTTTGTCGGCATCGCGAAGAGATGTTTCGCGATGCGGGTAGAAACGATGATGTTCTGATGCCCATGACCGAGCATTTCCGCGAATGGGTCAGGCCACGGCTGCTGGATGGATCCTATTTTGGCTATGTGATGTCGGACGGCGGCACTCCTGTTGCCGGAATCGGCCTGATGCTTATCGACTGGCCGCCACACCCTTTGCATCCCACGCAGGACAAGCGCGGGTATGTCCTGAATGTCTTTGTTGAACCAAGCTACAGAAATCGTGGATTGGCCCGTGAATTGATGACCCTGGCGGATGCGGAGTTTGCCAGGCGTGGCGTTGGCTATGCCGTTCTGCATGCAACGGAGAAAGGCAAGCCGCTATATCAGGGGCTAGGCTGGAACGGGACCACTGAAATGGCGAAGACGCTGAACGCCTTTGTCACGCCTGCGATTGCCCCAAGCCTGCCCTGA
- a CDS encoding AAA family ATPase, giving the protein MAATPLLGPTQPGRPTDHQAAEAQLKDFSKRIDRRLSAQFGHRRLRRMLRPMHSAAEKSQPVALGVPSKWSLFIGGAPLLLLIPKVRIHVPVMSHWPFLAYTVAAVALVLTFTLELFVLPKLSLAKYRFGLMRLEHRQSEGTFPDTYVRAPVRDSRSGFNSVQWKSARGVEPGDIVVAVNDAKDNGVALILLRTEGRLPVIVWFRNLYQEDVLPPLSEEIKALAHAFDECCDLFLQAGQKAERSRALRSKRTTPPVRDPEQAWRGTILPVETKHRLMAMAADFAAGKPTAPNGLLLFGPPGTGKTLVAKALADSIGCAFFPLTLPDLKAAYIGESGERVRELWNKALAEPRAVIFVDECDGVFTRRGSINTDRNTEDVVNAFIAQWDGFSKQTTVMVVGATNRQDLIDPAVLSRFDEQVKIGLPDAIQRKEILRTALTELNLSAELPGATGELTEGLSGRDLAGIAKRLARDIGSGSALDHALLERHASALRRQGSTETAASARWDTLVLPDPTMKDLKATAGLLAHAAVFQGKGISVPRGLLLYGPPGTGKTQIARTLANETGLRFIAASTADIKQGWLGQSGQKVRELFERARESAPALLFIDEIDIISGTRGGNDSMQTEIIGQLLQEMDGAKASPQHVFVLAATNRIDQIDPALLSRLPKQIEIPLPDSHAIRRLFEVMLAGKPLAFDLEREVANLVAHAQGWSGRDLRNWIERAEQNAVIRAMENGDPQSISLRLEDFRDASLSRPSSADMDRAFP; this is encoded by the coding sequence ATGGCTGCTACCCCTCTACTGGGGCCGACACAACCCGGCAGGCCGACTGACCACCAGGCCGCCGAAGCGCAGTTGAAGGATTTCTCCAAACGCATTGACCGCAGGCTCAGTGCACAATTTGGCCATCGCCGGCTGCGGCGCATGTTGCGCCCGATGCATTCGGCGGCGGAGAAGTCGCAGCCGGTCGCGCTCGGGGTTCCATCCAAATGGAGCCTCTTCATCGGGGGCGCGCCGCTGTTGCTGTTGATTCCCAAGGTTCGCATCCATGTACCGGTCATGAGCCACTGGCCTTTCCTGGCCTATACCGTGGCGGCCGTTGCCCTCGTCCTGACGTTCACTCTCGAACTGTTCGTGCTGCCCAAGCTGTCACTGGCCAAGTATCGGTTTGGCCTGATGCGGCTCGAGCACCGGCAAAGCGAAGGAACGTTCCCGGATACGTACGTACGCGCACCCGTGCGCGACAGCCGCTCCGGCTTCAACTCGGTCCAGTGGAAAAGCGCACGTGGCGTCGAGCCCGGCGATATCGTGGTTGCGGTCAACGATGCCAAGGACAACGGCGTAGCGCTTATCCTGCTACGGACGGAGGGACGGCTCCCGGTCATCGTGTGGTTTCGCAATCTCTATCAGGAGGATGTGCTGCCGCCGCTGTCGGAAGAGATCAAGGCGCTGGCCCATGCATTCGATGAATGCTGCGACCTCTTCCTGCAAGCCGGCCAGAAAGCCGAACGCAGCCGTGCGTTGCGCTCCAAACGCACCACCCCACCGGTACGCGATCCGGAACAGGCGTGGCGGGGCACCATCCTGCCTGTCGAAACGAAACACCGACTGATGGCGATGGCGGCGGATTTTGCCGCAGGCAAGCCGACGGCTCCCAACGGCCTCCTGCTCTTCGGTCCGCCGGGAACAGGCAAGACCCTGGTCGCCAAGGCGCTGGCCGACAGCATCGGCTGCGCCTTCTTCCCGCTGACGCTACCGGACTTGAAGGCCGCCTACATCGGCGAAAGCGGCGAGCGCGTCAGGGAGCTGTGGAACAAGGCCTTGGCCGAACCACGGGCAGTGATCTTCGTGGACGAGTGCGACGGCGTGTTCACACGGCGCGGAAGCATCAACACCGACCGCAACACCGAAGACGTAGTCAACGCTTTCATCGCCCAATGGGACGGTTTCAGCAAGCAGACCACCGTCATGGTCGTGGGCGCCACCAACCGGCAGGACCTGATCGACCCGGCCGTGCTGTCGCGGTTCGATGAACAGGTAAAGATCGGCCTACCGGACGCGATACAGCGCAAGGAGATCTTGCGTACGGCGCTGACCGAGCTGAACTTGTCCGCCGAGTTACCGGGTGCGACCGGTGAACTGACCGAAGGCTTGTCCGGACGCGATCTGGCCGGCATCGCCAAGCGGTTGGCGCGGGACATCGGCAGCGGTTCGGCGTTGGACCACGCCCTGCTCGAACGCCATGCATCCGCACTACGCCGGCAAGGCAGTACCGAGACGGCCGCCAGCGCGCGCTGGGACACACTGGTGTTACCGGACCCGACCATGAAGGACCTCAAGGCGACGGCCGGTCTGCTTGCGCATGCCGCCGTCTTTCAGGGCAAGGGCATCTCCGTGCCCCGCGGGCTGCTGCTGTATGGACCGCCCGGCACCGGAAAAACGCAGATCGCGCGCACGCTGGCCAACGAAACAGGATTGCGCTTCATCGCCGCGTCGACGGCGGACATCAAGCAAGGCTGGCTGGGACAAAGCGGTCAGAAAGTGCGCGAGCTGTTCGAGCGCGCGCGCGAATCGGCCCCGGCGCTGCTATTTATCGACGAGATCGACATCATCTCCGGCACCCGGGGCGGCAATGACAGCATGCAGACCGAAATCATCGGCCAGCTGCTGCAGGAGATGGATGGCGCCAAGGCAAGCCCGCAGCATGTCTTCGTACTGGCGGCCACCAATCGCATCGACCAGATCGATCCCGCCCTGCTCTCGCGCCTGCCCAAGCAGATCGAGATTCCCCTGCCCGACTCTCATGCGATACGCCGCTTGTTCGAGGTGATGCTCGCGGGCAAACCGCTGGCATTCGATCTGGAGCGAGAGGTCGCAAACCTTGTCGCGCATGCCCAGGGCTGGAGCGGCCGCGATCTGCGTAACTGGATCGAGCGTGCGGAGCAGAATGCTGTGATCAGGGCGATGGAAAATGGCGATCCGCAGTCGATCTCGTTGCGGCTGGAGGATTTTCGCGACGCGAGTCTGAGTCGCCCTTCGTCGGCGGATATGGATCGAGCCTTTCCTTGA
- a CDS encoding low molecular weight protein tyrosine phosphatase family protein has protein sequence MIQNVLFICAQNRLRSPTAEQVFADWPGIETQSAGVGNDADVPVTPELLAWSDTIFVMEKIHRSKLSKKFERDLKGKRVVCLDIPDDYDFMEPALIQVLKRKVIPFLPTP, from the coding sequence TTGATACAAAACGTTCTTTTTATCTGCGCCCAGAATCGCCTTCGTAGCCCGACAGCGGAACAGGTCTTTGCGGACTGGCCCGGGATCGAAACCCAATCCGCGGGTGTTGGAAATGATGCCGACGTTCCAGTCACTCCGGAGCTACTGGCCTGGTCCGACACGATCTTCGTGATGGAAAAAATCCATCGCAGCAAGCTGTCCAAAAAGTTCGAGCGTGACTTGAAGGGGAAACGCGTCGTATGCCTGGACATCCCGGACGACTACGACTTCATGGAGCCTGCGTTGATCCAGGTTCTCAAGCGAAAGGTCATTCCATTTTTGCCGACACCCTAG
- a CDS encoding SDR family oxidoreductase, protein MSADQKVALVTGATRGIGLETVRQLAQAGVLTLLAGRDATRTRAAAETLKAEGLPVEPIALDVTSTESIDQAVAQVQSRFGKLDILVNNAGILVDELGKAPSQQSLQAWRETFDTNLFAVVEVTNAFLPLLKKAPAARIVNVSSQLGSFGLHTDPTSSIYNFKIPAYNVSKSAVNAWTVHLSYELRDTPIKVNAIHPGYVQTEMNGGQGEIDVPTGAKSSVGMALIGADGPTGSFTYLGKTLPW, encoded by the coding sequence ATGTCTGCAGATCAAAAAGTAGCCTTGGTGACCGGCGCCACACGTGGCATCGGCCTGGAGACGGTACGTCAGCTGGCGCAAGCGGGAGTATTGACCTTGCTCGCGGGTCGCGACGCCACCCGGACCCGAGCCGCAGCGGAAACGCTCAAGGCCGAAGGCTTGCCCGTCGAGCCGATTGCCCTGGATGTCACCAGCACGGAAAGCATCGACCAAGCCGTCGCACAGGTGCAATCGCGCTTCGGCAAGCTCGACATCCTGGTCAACAACGCCGGCATCCTGGTCGATGAGTTGGGCAAGGCACCTTCGCAGCAGAGCCTCCAGGCCTGGCGCGAAACCTTCGACACCAATCTGTTCGCGGTCGTTGAAGTGACAAACGCCTTTCTGCCCTTATTGAAGAAAGCCCCTGCGGCACGCATCGTAAACGTGTCCAGTCAGTTGGGGTCTTTCGGCCTGCACACCGATCCGACGTCATCGATCTACAACTTCAAGATACCGGCCTACAACGTATCCAAGAGCGCGGTGAACGCCTGGACGGTGCACCTGTCCTATGAGCTGCGCGACACCCCCATCAAGGTCAATGCCATCCATCCTGGTTATGTACAGACCGAGATGAACGGCGGTCAGGGCGAAATCGACGTGCCTACCGGAGCAAAGAGCAGCGTTGGCATGGCCCTGATAGGCGCCGATGGCCCAACCGGCAGCTTTACTTACCTGGGCAAGACGCTGCCCTGGTAG